The Paraburkholderia sp. SOS3 genome includes a region encoding these proteins:
- a CDS encoding bile acid:sodium symporter family protein — protein MARPKLLPDNFTLCLVGTVILASLLPVHGQAAIAFNWVTDVAIGLLFFLHGAKLSREAIIAGATHWRLHVVVLLCTFALFPLLGLALKPLLAPIVTPSLYIGILFLCTLPSTVQSSIAFTSIAKGNVPAAVCSASASSLLGIVVTPALVSVIVASQTAGGVSPWHTVWNIVLQLLVPFVAGQLLRPMIGNWVDRNRGVLKYVDQGSILLVVYAAFSEAVTEGLWHHIPLSALGGLLVACAVLLALALALTMFISKRLGFSRADQITITFCGSKKSLAAGVPMAKVIFATHAVGAAVLPLMLFHQIQLMTCAALAQRWGARETNAQKRAGKQDAAAAVGGGVGPRP, from the coding sequence ATGGCTCGCCCGAAACTGCTTCCGGACAACTTCACACTGTGCCTCGTCGGCACGGTGATTCTCGCCAGCCTGCTGCCCGTTCACGGGCAGGCCGCGATAGCGTTCAACTGGGTCACGGACGTGGCGATCGGCCTGCTGTTCTTCCTGCACGGCGCCAAGCTGTCGCGCGAGGCGATCATCGCCGGCGCGACGCACTGGCGCCTGCATGTGGTGGTGCTGCTATGCACGTTCGCGCTGTTTCCGCTGCTCGGCCTCGCGCTCAAGCCGCTTCTTGCGCCGATCGTCACGCCATCGCTCTATATCGGCATCCTCTTCCTTTGCACGCTGCCTTCGACGGTTCAGTCGTCGATCGCCTTCACGTCGATAGCCAAGGGGAACGTCCCAGCCGCCGTGTGCAGCGCGTCCGCTTCGAGCCTGCTCGGCATTGTCGTCACGCCCGCGCTCGTGAGCGTCATCGTCGCGAGCCAGACAGCCGGCGGCGTGTCGCCGTGGCATACCGTGTGGAACATCGTGCTCCAGTTGCTCGTGCCGTTCGTGGCGGGCCAGCTGCTGCGTCCGATGATCGGCAACTGGGTGGACCGTAACCGCGGCGTGCTCAAGTACGTCGATCAGGGCTCGATCCTGCTCGTGGTATACGCCGCGTTCAGCGAAGCGGTAACCGAAGGCCTGTGGCACCACATTCCGCTTTCGGCGCTTGGCGGGCTGCTGGTCGCGTGTGCGGTGCTGCTCGCGCTCGCGCTTGCGCTCACGATGTTTATCAGCAAGCGCCTCGGCTTTAGCCGCGCCGACCAGATTACGATCACGTTCTGCGGTTCGAAGAAAAGCCTCGCCGCCGGCGTGCCGATGGCGAAGGTGATCTTCGCGACCCATGCGGTCGGCGCCGCCGTGCTGCCGCTCATGCTGTTCCATCAAATCCAGCTGATGACCTGCGCGGCGCTCGCCCAACGCTGGGGCGCGCGCGAAACGAACGCCCAGAAGCGCGCCGGAAAGCAGGACGCAGCGGCTGCCGTCGGCGGCGGGGTTGGTCCTCGACCGTGA
- a CDS encoding porin: MKTALSRAIRCTSRTVLKAGAIAALAAGAASPAYAQSSVQLYGQVDEWVGAQKFPGGERAWQVSGGGMSTSYWGMKGSEDLGGGVKAIFTLEDFFRAQNGRYGRFDGDTFFARNSYVGIESPWGTVTAGRLTTQLFVSTILFNPFVDSYVFSPMVYHVFLGLGTFPTYTTDQGVVGDSGWNNAIQFSSPSFNGLSGSAMYAFGNSAGQNGAKKYSVQFLYFNGPFAATGVYQYVNFNNDPADLGTLVSGMKSQGAGQFGVTYDLRFVKFYGQYMYTKNDQQTGSWHVNTAQGGVTVPAGPGTVMASYAYSRDSGGLDQTRQTAALGYDYPLSKRTDVYAAYLYDHFSGQSSGDTFGIGMRTKF, translated from the coding sequence ATGAAAACAGCGCTCAGCCGTGCAATCAGGTGTACTTCACGCACGGTGCTGAAGGCGGGCGCCATCGCCGCGCTCGCAGCCGGCGCGGCTTCGCCGGCGTACGCGCAATCGAGTGTGCAGCTCTATGGCCAGGTCGACGAATGGGTCGGCGCCCAGAAATTTCCGGGCGGCGAGCGTGCGTGGCAGGTGTCGGGCGGCGGGATGTCGACGTCGTACTGGGGAATGAAGGGCTCCGAAGATCTCGGCGGCGGCGTCAAGGCCATCTTCACACTCGAAGATTTTTTTCGCGCGCAGAACGGCCGTTACGGCCGCTTCGACGGCGATACGTTTTTCGCGCGCAACTCGTATGTGGGCATCGAATCGCCATGGGGCACGGTGACGGCCGGACGGCTGACCACGCAGCTATTCGTGTCGACGATTCTTTTCAATCCGTTTGTCGATTCGTACGTGTTCTCGCCGATGGTCTATCACGTGTTCCTCGGCCTCGGCACATTCCCGACCTATACGACGGACCAGGGCGTGGTCGGCGATTCGGGCTGGAACAACGCGATCCAGTTTTCGTCGCCGAGTTTCAACGGGCTTTCCGGCAGCGCGATGTACGCGTTCGGCAATTCGGCGGGACAGAACGGCGCGAAAAAATACAGCGTGCAGTTCCTGTACTTCAACGGTCCGTTTGCGGCGACCGGCGTCTATCAGTACGTGAACTTCAACAACGATCCGGCCGACCTCGGCACGCTCGTGTCCGGCATGAAGAGCCAGGGCGCCGGCCAGTTCGGCGTGACCTACGACCTCAGGTTCGTCAAGTTCTACGGCCAGTACATGTACACGAAGAACGACCAGCAAACCGGCAGCTGGCACGTGAATACCGCACAGGGCGGCGTGACGGTGCCGGCCGGGCCCGGCACCGTCATGGCCTCGTACGCCTACTCGCGCGACAGCGGCGGCCTCGACCAGACACGTCAGACGGCGGCGCTCGGCTACGACTATCCGCTGTCGAAACGCACCGACGTATACGCGGCCTATCTGTACGACCATTTCTCAGGCCAATCGAGCGGCGACACGTTCGGCATCGGCATGCGCACGAAATTCTGA
- a CDS encoding LysR family transcriptional regulator, which translates to MDTLISMKVFRYVVEIGSFVGAAERMDMSAAMASKHVMHLEQQLGARLLNRTTRRVAPTEAGREYYERLSQVLAELDEAEQAVGAASVVPQGRLRVSSLSAFGLRHVMSATADYATLHPQVTVDITLSDRVVEMIDEGFDVAIRASPTGLKSSSLIARQVATAHIVLCASPDYLQRHGVPKTLDDLRRHNFIEYSGVSAQDLLTAANTANAGGAHLRLTGNMVVNHLEALRVVVLQGAAIALLGTEVVGDDIAAGRLVPLLVDVLPPRELPIHVMYASRRHVSAKVRSFVDFLADRFSNESLWPTLEQVRTLAAS; encoded by the coding sequence ATGGATACGCTCATCAGCATGAAAGTGTTTCGTTACGTCGTCGAAATCGGCAGCTTCGTCGGCGCGGCGGAACGGATGGATATGTCGGCGGCAATGGCGAGCAAGCATGTGATGCATCTCGAACAGCAGCTCGGCGCGCGCCTTCTGAACCGCACGACGCGCCGCGTCGCGCCGACCGAAGCCGGCCGCGAATACTACGAGCGGCTCAGCCAGGTGCTCGCCGAACTCGACGAAGCGGAGCAGGCCGTCGGCGCGGCGAGCGTCGTGCCGCAGGGACGGCTGCGCGTGTCGTCGCTGTCGGCGTTCGGTCTGCGTCACGTGATGAGCGCGACCGCCGATTACGCGACGCTGCATCCGCAAGTGACCGTCGACATCACGCTGTCGGACCGGGTCGTCGAGATGATCGACGAAGGCTTCGACGTGGCGATCCGCGCGTCGCCGACGGGGCTGAAGTCGTCGTCGCTGATCGCGCGGCAGGTCGCGACCGCGCATATCGTGCTGTGCGCGTCGCCCGACTATCTGCAGCGGCATGGCGTGCCGAAGACGCTCGACGATCTCCGACGGCACAACTTCATCGAATATTCGGGCGTCTCGGCTCAGGATCTGCTGACGGCGGCGAATACCGCGAATGCGGGCGGCGCGCACTTGCGGCTGACGGGCAATATGGTCGTCAATCACCTCGAGGCGCTGCGCGTGGTCGTCCTGCAAGGCGCCGCGATCGCGCTGCTCGGCACCGAAGTGGTCGGCGACGATATCGCTGCGGGCCGGCTCGTGCCGCTGCTCGTCGACGTCCTGCCGCCGCGCGAGCTGCCGATTCACGTGATGTATGCCAGCCGGCGCCACGTGTCGGCGAAAGTGCGCTCGTTCGTCGATTTCCTGGCCGACCGGTTCTCGAACGAATCGCTGTGGCCTACGCTCGAACAGGTGCGCACGCTTGCAGCAAGCTGA
- a CDS encoding methylmalonyl-CoA mutase family protein, protein MTDLSTPQRAGGAALSDEAPASESPPRAVQPGQSSARGQRARPARLRFVTAAALFDGHDASINIIRRMLQASGVEVIHLGHNRSVEEVATAALQEDADGVAVSSYQGGHVEYFRYLVDLLRARAGERIKVFGGGGGVIVPDEIAELERYGVERIYSPHDGQRLGLQGMIDDMIARCADAARDEPQGEQMAQRSALQLAGEIAQALTTDLARSDAPKHAGSAAERAADSNGAVFRKLARLITHLETGTDAAATAALSAAVAPHAHAARVPVLGITGTGGAGKSSLTDELIRRFRLDYDDALTIAVLAIDPSRRKSGGALLGDRIRMNAIGDWGAGSRVFMRSMATREASSEISDALPAAIDACKAAGFDLIVVETSGIGQGDAAIVPHVDKSLYVMTPEFGAASQLEKIDMLDFADFVAINKFDRKGAADALRDVAKQVQRNRGEFSTAPAGMPVFGTIASRFNDDGVTALYQRVARALRARGLREGRARLPLLDGVRHSSGRHAIVPPERVRYLSDVAQTVRDYRARAEAQARIARERWQLIETRRMLAGGTSEPANSAAASSQAGVRAMDPSTVASQDRGTSTNPATNPAIDTLIAARTAQLGEREKALLDTWPHTVAAYSGDEHVVKIRDREIRTALTVETLSGNAIRKVSLPKYTDPGEILRWLMLENLPGYFPYTAGVFPFKRENEDPTRMFAGEGDPFRTNRRFRLLSAGMPAKRLSTAFDSVTLYGEEPHERPDIYGKVGNSGVSVATLDDMKALYDGFDLCAPDTSVSMTINGPAPAILAMFFNVAIDQQIERAREHARQAGREPLSDEALEAARRTALENARGTVQADILKEDQGQNTCIFSTEFSLKVMGDIQAYFVEYGVRNFYSVSISGYHIAEAGANPISQLAYTLANGFTYVEAYLARGMSIDDFAPNLSFFFSNGMDPEYTVLGRVARRIWSVALRERYGANERSQKLKYHVQTSGRSLHAQEIDFNDIRTTLQALIAIYDNCNSLHTNAFDEAITTPTEDSVRRAVAIQLIINREWGLAKSQNPNQGSFVIDELTDLVEAAVLAEFDRLTERGGVLGAMETGYQRGRIQDESMLYEHRKHDGSYPIVGVNTFLGAHPHEAPPPIALARSTEDEKQSQLERLRAFQARHRDAAPAALERLRQAVIDDRNVFAVLMDAVRVCSLGQVTHALFEVGGQYRRNM, encoded by the coding sequence ATGACTGATCTTTCCACGCCGCAACGCGCCGGCGGCGCCGCGCTGTCCGACGAGGCGCCCGCAAGCGAGTCGCCGCCGCGCGCGGTTCAGCCCGGCCAGTCGAGCGCGCGCGGGCAGCGCGCGCGGCCCGCGCGTCTGCGATTCGTCACGGCGGCCGCGCTGTTCGACGGCCACGATGCGTCGATCAACATCATCCGGCGCATGTTGCAGGCAAGCGGCGTCGAGGTGATCCATCTGGGCCACAACCGCTCCGTCGAAGAAGTGGCGACCGCCGCGTTGCAGGAAGACGCGGATGGCGTCGCGGTGTCGAGCTATCAGGGCGGCCACGTCGAATATTTCCGCTACCTCGTCGATCTGCTGCGCGCGCGCGCAGGCGAGCGGATCAAGGTGTTCGGCGGCGGCGGCGGCGTGATCGTGCCCGACGAGATCGCGGAACTCGAGCGCTATGGCGTCGAGCGGATCTATTCGCCGCACGACGGGCAGCGTCTCGGTTTGCAGGGGATGATCGACGACATGATTGCGCGCTGCGCCGACGCGGCGCGCGACGAGCCGCAAGGCGAACAGATGGCGCAGCGTTCTGCCCTGCAGTTGGCCGGCGAAATCGCGCAAGCGTTGACCACGGACCTTGCGCGATCCGACGCACCGAAGCACGCAGGCAGCGCAGCGGAACGCGCCGCAGACTCGAATGGCGCTGTCTTCCGCAAACTGGCGCGGCTGATCACTCACCTCGAAACGGGCACCGACGCCGCGGCCACCGCCGCATTGAGCGCCGCGGTCGCACCGCACGCACACGCAGCGCGTGTACCGGTGCTCGGCATCACCGGCACCGGCGGCGCGGGCAAATCCTCGCTGACCGACGAACTGATTCGCCGCTTTCGCCTCGACTACGACGATGCGCTGACGATCGCGGTGCTCGCGATCGACCCGTCGCGCCGCAAATCCGGCGGCGCGCTGCTCGGCGACCGCATCCGCATGAATGCGATCGGCGACTGGGGCGCGGGCTCGCGCGTCTTTATGCGCTCGATGGCGACGCGCGAGGCGTCGAGCGAAATTTCCGATGCGTTGCCCGCTGCGATCGACGCCTGCAAGGCAGCCGGCTTCGATCTGATCGTCGTCGAGACATCGGGCATCGGCCAGGGCGACGCCGCAATCGTGCCGCACGTCGACAAATCGCTGTACGTGATGACGCCCGAGTTCGGCGCGGCCAGTCAGCTCGAGAAAATCGACATGCTCGATTTCGCGGATTTCGTTGCGATCAACAAGTTCGACCGCAAGGGCGCGGCCGATGCGTTGCGCGACGTCGCGAAGCAGGTGCAGCGCAATCGCGGCGAATTCTCGACGGCGCCGGCCGGTATGCCGGTGTTCGGCACGATTGCCTCGCGCTTTAACGACGACGGCGTGACCGCGCTCTATCAGCGCGTCGCTCGCGCGCTGCGCGCACGCGGACTGCGCGAGGGCCGCGCGCGGCTGCCGCTGCTCGACGGCGTGCGTCATTCGAGCGGGCGTCATGCGATCGTGCCGCCCGAACGCGTGCGTTATCTGTCGGACGTCGCGCAGACCGTGCGCGACTATCGGGCGCGTGCCGAAGCGCAGGCGCGCATCGCGCGCGAGCGCTGGCAACTGATCGAAACGCGTCGCATGCTGGCGGGCGGCACGTCTGAACCTGCGAATTCGGCCGCCGCTTCGTCGCAAGCCGGCGTTCGCGCGATGGACCCCTCGACCGTCGCGTCGCAGGACCGCGGCACATCGACAAACCCAGCGACAAACCCAGCGATCGACACATTGATCGCCGCCCGCACCGCGCAACTCGGCGAACGCGAAAAAGCGTTGCTCGACACATGGCCGCACACCGTGGCCGCCTATTCGGGCGACGAACACGTCGTAAAGATTCGCGACCGCGAAATCCGCACCGCGCTGACGGTCGAAACGCTGTCGGGCAACGCGATTCGCAAGGTGTCGCTGCCGAAATACACGGACCCCGGCGAAATCCTGCGCTGGCTCATGCTCGAAAACCTGCCCGGTTATTTTCCGTACACGGCCGGCGTCTTCCCATTCAAGCGCGAGAACGAAGACCCGACGCGCATGTTCGCGGGCGAAGGCGATCCGTTCCGCACGAACCGCCGCTTCAGGCTGCTCTCGGCCGGCATGCCGGCCAAGCGGCTGTCGACCGCGTTCGATTCGGTCACGCTCTACGGCGAAGAGCCGCACGAGCGCCCCGATATTTACGGCAAGGTCGGCAATTCGGGCGTGTCGGTCGCTACGCTTGACGATATGAAAGCGCTCTATGACGGCTTCGACCTGTGCGCCCCGGACACATCGGTATCGATGACAATCAACGGTCCCGCGCCGGCGATCCTCGCGATGTTTTTCAATGTCGCGATCGACCAGCAGATCGAACGCGCCCGCGAGCATGCGCGGCAGGCGGGCCGCGAACCGCTATCGGACGAAGCACTCGAAGCGGCACGCCGCACCGCGCTCGAAAACGCGCGCGGCACGGTGCAGGCCGACATCCTCAAAGAAGACCAGGGGCAAAACACCTGCATCTTCTCGACCGAATTCAGCCTCAAGGTGATGGGCGACATTCAGGCGTATTTCGTCGAGTACGGTGTGCGTAACTTTTATTCGGTCTCGATCTCCGGTTACCACATCGCGGAGGCCGGTGCGAACCCGATCTCGCAACTTGCGTACACGCTTGCGAACGGCTTCACGTACGTCGAGGCATATCTGGCGCGCGGCATGTCGATCGACGACTTCGCGCCGAATCTGTCGTTCTTCTTTTCGAACGGCATGGACCCCGAGTACACAGTGCTCGGCCGCGTCGCGCGCCGCATCTGGTCGGTCGCGCTACGCGAGCGTTATGGGGCGAACGAGCGCAGCCAGAAGCTCAAATATCATGTGCAGACGTCGGGCCGCAGCCTGCACGCGCAGGAAATCGACTTCAACGATATCCGCACGACGTTGCAGGCGCTCATCGCGATCTACGACAACTGCAATTCGCTGCACACGAACGCTTTCGACGAAGCGATCACGACGCCGACCGAAGATTCGGTACGGCGCGCCGTCGCGATCCAGCTGATCATCAACCGCGAGTGGGGGCTCGCGAAGAGCCAGAATCCGAACCAGGGCAGCTTCGTCATCGATGAACTGACGGACCTCGTCGAAGCTGCGGTGCTCGCCGAGTTCGACCGGCTGACCGAGCGCGGCGGCGTGCTCGGCGCGATGGAAACCGGGTATCAGCGCGGACGCATTCAGGACGAGTCGATGCTGTACGAGCATCGCAAGCACGACGGCTCCTATCCGATTGTCGGCGTGAACACGTTTCTGGGCGCCCATCCGCATGAAGCGCCGCCGCCGATCGCCCTTGCGCGCTCGACCGAAGACGAGAAGCAAAGCCAGCTAGAGCGGCTGCGCGCGTTTCAGGCGCGGCATCGCGATGCCGCGCCTGCCGCGCTCGAGCGTTTGCGGCAGGCGGTGATTGACGATCGGAATGTGTTCGCGGTGCTGATGGATGCGGTGCGGGTCTGTTCGCTGGGGCAGGTCACCCATGCGTTGTTCGAGGTAGGCGGGCAGTATCGCCGCAATATGTGA
- a CDS encoding NAD(P)H-dependent flavin oxidoreductase — translation MALPAVLQNLTLPVVASPMFIVSYPELVLAQCKAGIVGAFPALNARPAERLDEWLTQIQAALAEHKAAHPDAVIGPIAVNQIVHHSNERLEHDVRVCVEHKVPIFITSLRAPAKEIIDAVHSYGGIVLHDVINLRHANKALEAGVDGLILVAAGAGGHAGTTSPFALVGEVRRMFDGPIVLSGAIANGGSILAAQAMGADLAYMGTRFIATREAHAVDSYKQAIVHSNAADIVYTNLFTGVHGNYIRESIVAAGLDPDALPESDKSKMDFANEKSKVWRDIWGAGQGVGLMDDVPSVAELVARLKQEYADAKKRLSIGG, via the coding sequence ATGGCATTGCCAGCCGTTCTGCAAAATCTCACGCTGCCGGTCGTCGCTTCACCGATGTTCATCGTCAGCTATCCGGAACTCGTGCTAGCGCAATGTAAGGCCGGAATTGTCGGCGCGTTTCCCGCGCTCAATGCCCGGCCCGCGGAACGGCTCGACGAATGGCTCACGCAAATTCAGGCCGCGCTTGCCGAACATAAAGCCGCGCACCCGGATGCGGTGATCGGTCCGATCGCCGTCAACCAGATCGTCCACCATTCGAACGAGCGGCTCGAACACGACGTGCGCGTCTGCGTCGAGCACAAGGTGCCGATTTTCATCACGAGCCTGCGCGCGCCGGCGAAGGAAATTATCGATGCGGTGCATAGCTACGGCGGCATCGTGCTGCACGATGTGATCAACCTGCGGCACGCGAACAAGGCGCTCGAAGCCGGTGTCGACGGGTTGATTCTGGTTGCAGCCGGTGCGGGCGGCCATGCGGGCACCACGTCGCCGTTTGCACTCGTCGGCGAAGTGCGGCGCATGTTCGACGGGCCGATCGTGCTGTCGGGCGCGATTGCGAATGGCGGCTCGATTCTCGCCGCGCAGGCGATGGGCGCGGACCTCGCTTATATGGGCACGCGTTTCATCGCCACGCGCGAGGCGCACGCGGTCGACAGCTACAAACAGGCGATCGTTCATTCGAATGCGGCCGACATCGTGTACACGAATCTGTTTACCGGTGTGCATGGCAACTACATTCGCGAAAGCATCGTCGCCGCCGGGCTCGATCCCGATGCACTGCCCGAGTCGGACAAATCGAAGATGGACTTCGCGAACGAAAAGTCGAAGGTGTGGCGCGATATCTGGGGCGCGGGGCAAGGTGTCGGCCTCATGGACGACGTGCCGAGCGTGGCCGAACTCGTCGCGCGGCTCAAGCAGGAGTATGCGGACGCGAAGAAGCGGTTATCGATCGGCGGGTAG
- a CDS encoding alpha/beta fold hydrolase has translation MPFEHYAPFRVSAEGAEIYGVKGGSGPPLLLLHGDAQTHAVWHRCATPLAAHFTVIATDLRGYGASATLRGDASPHEKRSKRTLAADQLAVMRHFDYEQFLVCAHDCGAHVAYRMALDHAAAVERLMLLDSAPACATDRQAQRVVASPLAGAADDLDFEHDRADIERGNRIGCPLRVLWGARGVPESHAEPLAGWRKLARDVSGRALPCGPSIPEEAPDELMAEMLSFFEAIDS, from the coding sequence ATGCCCTTCGAGCACTACGCACCGTTTCGCGTCTCAGCCGAGGGCGCCGAGATATATGGCGTCAAGGGCGGGTCGGGGCCGCCGCTGCTTCTTCTGCACGGCGATGCGCAAACGCATGCGGTTTGGCATCGGTGCGCAACACCGCTTGCCGCGCATTTCACCGTGATCGCAACCGACCTTCGCGGCTACGGCGCATCGGCGACGCTGCGAGGCGATGCATCGCCGCACGAGAAGCGTTCGAAGCGCACGCTGGCGGCCGACCAGCTTGCGGTGATGCGCCACTTCGACTACGAGCAATTTCTCGTCTGTGCGCACGATTGCGGCGCGCATGTCGCGTATCGGATGGCGCTCGATCACGCCGCCGCCGTCGAGCGTTTGATGCTGCTCGATAGTGCGCCCGCGTGTGCAACGGACCGGCAGGCGCAGCGAGTGGTTGCCAGCCCTTTGGCGGGCGCGGCAGACGACCTCGATTTCGAACACGACCGCGCCGATATCGAACGCGGCAACCGGATCGGTTGCCCGCTGCGCGTGCTATGGGGCGCACGTGGCGTGCCGGAGTCGCACGCCGAACCGCTCGCCGGATGGCGCAAGCTCGCGCGTGACGTCAGTGGCCGCGCGCTGCCATGCGGCCCCTCGATTCCCGAGGAAGCGCCGGACGAACTGATGGCCGAAATGTTGTCGTTCTTCGAAGCGATTGATTCGTAG
- a CDS encoding MBL fold metallo-hydrolase encodes MITLPASMRVFERGWLSSNNVLLIDDRNATLVDTGYATHAPQTVALVRHALGTRALDRIVNTHLHSDHCGGNALLQQTWRCETLIPDTESETVRQWDEARLTFRATGQFCERFSANGSLAPGMHIEMGALDWQVLGAPGHDPHSLMLFCADERLLISADALWENGFGVIFPELDGESGFAEQQAALELIASLDVATVIPGHGAPFSNVEPALERAFSRLTWLRADPTRNAKNALKVLLVFRLLDVRTTNFAALIDMLENASAMRAAAAILAPREAWPALMRQIVGELAGGKGPLQIDGERVSARAG; translated from the coding sequence ATGATTACGCTACCCGCGTCGATGCGCGTGTTCGAACGCGGCTGGCTGTCGTCGAACAACGTGCTGCTGATCGACGATCGCAACGCGACGCTCGTCGATACCGGATACGCGACGCACGCGCCGCAAACGGTTGCGCTCGTGCGTCACGCGCTCGGCACACGCGCGCTCGATCGCATCGTCAACACGCATCTGCATTCGGACCATTGCGGCGGCAACGCGCTCTTGCAGCAAACATGGCGCTGCGAAACGCTGATCCCCGACACCGAGAGCGAAACGGTGCGGCAATGGGATGAAGCACGCCTCACATTTCGCGCGACGGGACAGTTCTGCGAACGCTTTTCGGCGAACGGTTCGCTCGCACCGGGCATGCACATCGAAATGGGCGCACTCGACTGGCAGGTGCTCGGCGCGCCGGGCCACGATCCGCATTCGCTGATGCTCTTCTGCGCCGACGAGCGCTTGCTGATCAGCGCGGACGCGCTATGGGAAAACGGCTTCGGCGTAATCTTTCCCGAACTCGACGGCGAGAGCGGATTCGCGGAACAGCAGGCCGCGCTCGAACTGATCGCGAGTCTCGACGTTGCGACGGTGATTCCCGGTCATGGCGCACCGTTCTCAAACGTCGAGCCCGCGCTCGAACGCGCCTTCTCGCGGTTGACATGGTTGCGCGCGGACCCGACGCGCAACGCGAAGAACGCGCTCAAGGTGCTGCTCGTGTTCAGGCTGCTCGATGTGCGCACAACGAATTTCGCGGCATTGATCGACATGCTCGAAAACGCAAGCGCGATGCGCGCCGCTGCGGCGATACTGGCGCCGCGCGAGGCATGGCCGGCGCTGATGCGACAAATTGTCGGGGAACTTGCAGGCGGCAAAGGTCCGCTGCAAATCGACGGCGAGCGTGTGAGCGCACGCGCAGGGTGA
- a CDS encoding MaoC family dehydratase: MNSLPRVVTIGERFSTTLAFSNDSVKSFATLVNDMNPLHHDEAYAAQSRFGTLIASGTQPAAHLMALIATHFSQYAQPLGLEFDIKLKKAVRSDDTLTFTWAVRRAFWKPSLAGDLVQLDGNAVNERGETVMLASATVLVMPNPPCEPAPASASRPVKKGAAP; the protein is encoded by the coding sequence ATGAATTCGCTGCCGCGCGTCGTGACGATCGGCGAACGCTTCAGCACGACGCTCGCGTTTTCCAACGATTCGGTGAAGTCGTTCGCGACGCTCGTCAACGACATGAATCCGCTGCATCACGACGAAGCCTATGCGGCGCAAAGCCGCTTCGGCACGCTGATCGCGTCGGGCACGCAGCCTGCCGCGCATCTGATGGCGCTGATCGCCACGCACTTTTCCCAATACGCGCAACCGCTCGGCCTCGAGTTCGACATCAAGCTCAAGAAGGCCGTGCGCAGCGACGACACGCTGACGTTCACGTGGGCCGTGCGCCGCGCGTTCTGGAAACCGAGCCTCGCCGGCGACCTCGTTCAACTCGACGGCAACGCCGTGAACGAGCGCGGCGAAACGGTGATGCTCGCGAGCGCGACAGTACTCGTGATGCCGAATCCGCCATGCGAGCCCGCGCCGGCGTCCGCGTCTCGACCCGTGAAAAAAGGCGCCGCGCCATGA
- a CDS encoding DUF1289 domain-containing protein: MTEAAPATENVVPVPSPCINICRMDDATGWCDGCLRTIDEIANWSLYDEATKRAVWDLLEARHAHLMSQRTSAPDTGQSTSDKDSQ; the protein is encoded by the coding sequence ATGACCGAGGCCGCGCCCGCAACGGAAAACGTCGTACCGGTGCCGTCGCCGTGCATCAACATCTGCCGGATGGACGATGCGACCGGCTGGTGCGACGGGTGTTTGCGCACGATCGACGAGATCGCAAACTGGTCGCTGTACGACGAAGCGACGAAGCGCGCCGTTTGGGATCTGCTCGAAGCGAGGCATGCGCACCTGATGTCGCAACGCACGAGTGCGCCGGATACGGGGCAGAGCACGAGCGATAAGGATTCGCAATGA
- a CDS encoding YbaK/EbsC family protein, with protein MTNDTNDASSRNATAAMPTDLDALPDAARRVALLLRERGHAGQIVMLPETGKTSAEAAAGLGCSVAQIAKSILFRRREDDAPVLVVASGANRVDEHKVAAHVGAVGRADAKFVREKTGYAIGGVCPIGHATAPVALIDADLLALDSLWAAAGHPHAVFNLSPQELVALTGAPVVDVALREPV; from the coding sequence ATGACAAACGACACCAACGACGCTTCGTCCCGCAACGCAACCGCCGCCATGCCGACCGATCTCGACGCGCTGCCCGACGCGGCACGCCGCGTCGCACTGCTGTTGCGCGAGCGCGGCCACGCCGGCCAGATCGTGATGCTGCCGGAGACCGGCAAGACGTCGGCCGAAGCGGCCGCGGGGCTTGGCTGCTCGGTCGCGCAAATCGCGAAGTCGATCCTGTTTCGCCGTCGCGAGGACGACGCGCCCGTGCTGGTGGTCGCGAGCGGCGCGAATCGCGTCGATGAACACAAGGTAGCCGCGCACGTCGGCGCAGTCGGCCGCGCCGACGCGAAATTCGTCCGCGAGAAGACCGGCTACGCAATCGGCGGCGTATGTCCGATCGGCCATGCGACGGCGCCGGTCGCACTGATCGATGCGGACCTGCTCGCGCTCGACAGCCTGTGGGCTGCGGCAGGGCATCCGCACGCGGTGTTCAATCTGTCGCCGCAGGAACTCGTCGCGCTGACGGGCGCGCCCGTGGTCGACGTCGCGCTGCGCGAACCGGTATGA